The window CAGTGCTCTGGTGGCGGCTCTGGCCAGCCAGGCCCAACTGGTCACCGGCATAGCTATTCTGGTCTGTATGCTGGGTCTGTGGGGCGGCTACTGGCTGGCTAACCGCGCCATGCATGATGAGTTCACCACTGCGGACACTGCCCGTGTCGCCGAAGAGAAGTAATTGTCTTTAACTCTGTGTTGATAACGACCACAAAAAAGCCTGCATGAAAATGCAGGCTTTTTTATATCATGAGCGATGAACTATTTTTTCTTCACCGGACGCTGCCAGCCAGAGATTTTCTTCTCTTTAGCGCGAGTAATCACTAACTCACCAGCCGCCACATCACGGGTTAACGTGGTGCCTGCACCAATCGTTGCTCCATCGGCAATCGCCACCGGAGCCACCAGCTGACTGTCGGAACCGACAAACACATCATCCCCGATCACAGTTTTGTGCTTGTTAGCGCCGTCGTAGTTACAGGTAATGGTACCGGCACCGATATTGGTACGCTGACCGATTTCCGCATCACCCAGGTAAGTCAGGTGGTTGGCTTTTGAACCCTGCCCCAGACGGGCATTTTTCATTTCAACGAAGTTACCAACATGGGCGTCGTTGTGCATCTCTGCACCCGGACGCAGGCGGGCAAACGGACCGACCGTGCAATCCTCACCGACGGTCGCGCCTTCAATCACACTATAAGGGCGAATCACGGTGTTATCGTCGATTTCACAATCTTTCAGAATCGCACCGGCACCAATCACAACGTTGTTGCCGATCGACACGTTACCTTCGATGATGACATTCACATCGATTTCGACGTCACGGCCACACTGGATAGTGCCTCGCAGATCAAAACGGGCCGGATCACGCAGCATTACACCCTGCTCCAGCAGTGCCTGAGCCTGGCCAGACTGGAAAGCACGCTCAAGACGCGCCAGTTGAATGCGGTCATTGACCCCTTCCACTTCCGTTGCGCTCGCCGCGTGCACCGCCTCAATAACGCGACCATCCGCGTGCGCCGCCGCAATCACGTCAGTCAGGTAGTATTCACCCTGCGCATTATTATTGTTAAGGCCAGACAGCCAGCGTTTCAGATCGCGGCCGGTCGCCACCATCACACCGGTATTAATTTCGCGGATCAGCTTCTGCTCTTCAGAGGCATCTTTCTGCTCCACAATGGCCACCACCTGACCGTCCTGGCGCACGATACGGCCATAACCGGTCGGGTTGTCCAGTTCAACGGTCAGCAGCCCAATCCCGCCTTCCGGTTGGGCATCAAGCAGACGCTCCAGAGTCTGTTGCGAAATCAGCGGTACATCACCATACAGCACCAGGATTTTTTCATCATCGGCAAACTGAGCCGATGCCTGATCGACCGCATGGCCGGTACCAAGCTGCTGCGCCTGCAAAACCCAGTTGACCGACTCCTGAGCCAGTGCCTGCTGCATTTTATCGCCGCCATGCCCGTACACCAGATGAATATTCTGGGTTTCCCAGTGAATGACACGTATCAATCACATGTTTCACCATTGGCTTACCGGCCAGAGTATGCAGCACTTTCGGCAGATCCGAGTGCATGCGTGTTCCCTTACCAGCGGCAAGGATCACTGCGCTAAATTTCATGTTTTACCTGTCTGACGTTTTAATAAAAAAGAACTGACCGCATTTTAGCGGCTTACTATAGGTGTGTTAAATGATTGGGTTAAATTTCTGATAAAAAATAAGCAAAAAGGCGACCCTGAGGTCGCCTTTTGTCATCACATCGCTAAAGATTAACGACGTTTTTTCGTCAACTCGATCACTCGAAGCTGAGCAATGGCTTTAGCCAGTTCACTGGCCGCTTGTGCGAAGTTCATATCGCCGTGCTGATTCTGGATATTCTCCTCAGCGCGACGCTTAGCTTCTGCTGCCTTCGCTGCGTCTAGGTCTTCACCACGAATTGCAGTATCAGCCAGCACAGTCGCTGTGCCAGGCTGAACTTCAACAATACCACCAGAAACATAAATGATTTCTTCGTGGCCGTGCTGTTTCACAATACGCACCATACCAGGCTTAATAGCGGTCAGCAGCGGTGTGTGGCCATGGAAAATACCTAGCTCACCTTCGCTACCGGTCACCTGGAATGTTTCCACTAGGCCAGAGAAGATTTTCTTCTCAGCACTGACTACATCCAGATGAAAGGTTATTGCTGCCATATCGCCTCCTAGTTAGCCTTATAGCTTCTTCGCATTCTCTAGAGCTTCGTCGATTGCACCGCAGTACATGAACGCTTGCTCTGGAACGTCGTCGTAGTCACCAGCTAACAGGCCTTTAAAGCCACGCAGAGTTTCTTTCAGTGGTACGTAGGTACCCGGGTCGCCTGTGAAGACTTCCGCTACGTGGTAAGGCTGAGTCAGGAAACGCTCAATCTTACGTGCACGAGATACCACGCGCTTGTCTGCTTCAGACAGCTCGTCCATACCCAGAATCGCAATGATGTCTTTCAGCTCTTTGTAGCGCTGCAGAGTCTGCTGAACGCCACGCGCAATGTCGTAGTGCTCCTGACCAACAACCAGTGGATCCAGCTGACGTGAAGTCGAATCCAGTGGGTCGATCGCAGGGTACAGACCCATAGATGCGATGTTACGGTTAAGTACAACGGTTGCATCCAAGTGCGCGAAAGTCGTTGCTGGTGACGGGTCGGTCAAGTCATCCGCAGGTACGTATACCGCCTGTACAGACGTGATAGAACCTTGCTTAGTTGACGTGATACGCTCCTGCAGAACACCCATCTCTTCAGCCAGTGTTGGCTGGTAACCTACCGCTGATGGCATACGACCCAGCAGAGCCGATACTTCAGTACCCGCAAGGGTATAACGGTAAAT is drawn from Vibrio sp. CDRSL-10 TSBA and contains these coding sequences:
- a CDS encoding F0F1 ATP synthase subunit epsilon encodes the protein MAAITFHLDVVSAEKKIFSGLVETFQVTGSEGELGIFHGHTPLLTAIKPGMVRIVKQHGHEEIIYVSGGIVEVQPGTATVLADTAIRGEDLDAAKAAEAKRRAEENIQNQHGDMNFAQAASELAKAIAQLRVIELTKKRR